The Shinella zoogloeoides genome contains the following window.
ATATCTGCGGCACGGTGCTTCGACCTGAGACGTCGATCATCGCTTTTCGGTTTTCCGCACTAGCCTCGATGTCGACTTCCGTGAACGCCACCCCCTTTTTTGTAAGCAGCGCTTTCGCTCGGCGGCAGTATGGGCACCAACTCGTGACATAGAGGAGGACCTCTGG
Protein-coding sequences here:
- the grxC gene encoding glutaredoxin 3, which gives rise to MKPEVLLYVTSWCPYCRRAKALLTKKGVAFTEVDIEASAENRKAMIDVSGRSTVPQIFINGTHVGGSDELHALDARGGLDQLLAIERPPVT